A portion of the Simkania negevensis Z genome contains these proteins:
- a CDS encoding thioredoxin domain-containing protein, giving the protein MKKWICLLTLCGSLLYGQEASLFITEDYQKAERVARENGITLAVVFTGSDWSTDSKAFLSEWLFHKDRGKALRHDLVFAWVDFPELNTKDAHLVEQDFRLKEQLHITCFPTIVLLDPSGEEITRLGYPTEEDFAVLVKERLFIYEHLADKWALAKETQSEQLITTCYNEAQTLGLAPLLEEIVAFASDKRVCPELLFKRYVTLVNEGNRNHPDAKQLRHYLLKSDPHNEKGIREKIALFDFQEQRNAFPLETVLKQFCSHESENFWRIHLVLSEHFFENGKSEEALEHAQESYRYAPPLGKEVVSHLIKRISMTSHGESP; this is encoded by the coding sequence ATGAAAAAGTGGATCTGTCTTTTAACTTTATGCGGAAGCCTCCTCTATGGGCAGGAAGCTTCCTTGTTCATCACCGAAGATTATCAAAAAGCTGAGCGAGTCGCACGAGAAAATGGTATTACCTTAGCTGTTGTTTTTACCGGCTCTGACTGGTCAACTGATAGCAAGGCCTTTTTGAGCGAGTGGCTTTTCCACAAAGACCGAGGAAAAGCCTTGCGTCACGATCTCGTCTTTGCTTGGGTTGATTTTCCTGAACTCAACACTAAAGACGCCCATTTAGTTGAGCAAGATTTCCGTCTAAAAGAGCAGTTGCACATTACATGCTTTCCAACGATTGTCTTACTTGATCCTTCGGGAGAAGAAATCACCCGTTTGGGGTATCCAACTGAAGAGGATTTTGCGGTCCTTGTCAAAGAGAGGCTCTTCATTTATGAGCACCTTGCTGATAAATGGGCGCTGGCAAAGGAGACTCAAAGTGAGCAATTGATCACTACATGTTATAATGAAGCTCAAACACTTGGATTAGCACCACTTTTAGAAGAAATCGTTGCATTTGCATCAGATAAAAGAGTTTGTCCAGAGCTTTTATTTAAGCGGTATGTGACTTTAGTTAATGAAGGGAATCGGAATCATCCTGATGCTAAGCAATTGCGTCACTACTTGCTCAAATCAGATCCACATAATGAAAAAGGGATACGTGAAAAAATTGCCCTTTTTGACTTTCAGGAGCAGAGAAACGCTTTCCCATTAGAAACAGTTCTCAAACAATTTTGCTCTCACGAATCGGAAAACTTTTGGCGGATCCATTTGGTGCTTTCAGAACATTTTTTTGAAAATGGAAAATCAGAAGAAGCGCTTGAACATGCCCAAGAATCATACCGGTATGCACCACCTTTAGGTAAAGAGGTAGTATCGCATCTTATTAAGCGAATTTCCATGACGTCACACGGAGAATCTCCTTAG
- a CDS encoding DTW domain-containing protein — translation MKKCSLRGLESREDMQFFTYPKDPLPSLQGYFLLALDAPILSEADRNMGIFLIDGTWKYAAVMGRQVPPIERRSLPSGLKTSYPRKQTGCSNPEEGLASIEALYAAYCLTGRDPTGLLDRYYWKDQFLEANPFLLF, via the coding sequence TTGAAAAAGTGCAGCTTGCGCGGACTTGAATCGCGTGAGGATATGCAGTTTTTTACCTATCCCAAGGACCCCCTTCCATCCCTGCAGGGGTATTTTTTGCTCGCTCTCGACGCCCCAATTCTCTCGGAAGCAGACCGAAACATGGGGATCTTCTTGATTGATGGCACCTGGAAATACGCTGCCGTGATGGGACGACAAGTCCCCCCAATTGAGCGCCGAAGCCTTCCCTCAGGGCTCAAAACGAGCTACCCACGAAAACAAACGGGCTGTAGCAACCCTGAAGAGGGTCTCGCCTCTATCGAGGCCCTCTATGCTGCCTATTGCCTCACAGGCCGAGATCCCACAGGCCTCCTAGACCGCTACTACTGGAAAGATCAGTTTCTCGAAGCTAATCCATTTTTATTATTTTAA
- a CDS encoding NADAR family protein, with product MASLGSIVNSGKLHLVQHEKWVVAPKETNKISLDVFAGSAQELVSHQSEILSAASPAQILQYIQLFNTAWTTAKLAQNKISASPKGNNKPIQFSSFSKQYSWLSNFFQTLIFDESKGRILSHVEGGYVAFKAEQAEESEFAEEVVQEFDPATAKAIGSHLERPKTAIDEMYRLEVLKFAQNPVLTNLLKNSGTAPLEEYTSDPFWGTAHGTIRSDDSNQLGRILELVRATL from the coding sequence ATGGCTAGCTTAGGTTCGATTGTTAATTCAGGGAAACTTCATTTAGTTCAACATGAAAAATGGGTGGTAGCACCTAAGGAAACAAACAAGATATCGCTCGATGTTTTTGCTGGTTCAGCGCAAGAACTCGTTTCTCATCAAAGTGAAATCTTAAGCGCTGCATCCCCAGCTCAAATTTTACAATACATTCAATTGTTTAATACTGCCTGGACAACTGCAAAACTTGCCCAAAACAAGATTTCAGCTTCTCCAAAAGGAAATAATAAACCCATTCAGTTCAGTTCTTTTAGCAAACAATACAGTTGGCTATCTAACTTTTTTCAAACCCTTATTTTTGACGAAAGTAAAGGACGAATTCTTTCTCATGTAGAAGGAGGCTATGTCGCTTTCAAAGCAGAGCAAGCAGAAGAGAGCGAGTTTGCTGAAGAGGTCGTTCAAGAATTTGATCCTGCTACAGCGAAAGCAATTGGAAGTCACTTAGAAAGACCAAAAACAGCTATTGACGAAATGTATCGACTAGAGGTGTTGAAATTTGCCCAGAACCCTGTTTTAACTAATTTACTCAAAAATTCTGGAACGGCTCCTTTAGAAGAATATACAAGCGATCCCTTTTGGGGGACCGCTCATGGAACCATTCGCAGTGATGACTCTAACCAGCTAGGCCGTATTTTAGAACTCGTTAGAGCAACCCTTTAA
- a CDS encoding YchJ family protein, protein MFCPCGSNKPFEGCCGPYLEGKKDAPTPEALMRSRYTAYSLGNLDYIEKTMRDNALGRFNRKASEKTLEKTTWIQLTVLNSKEEGDSGIVQFMASFKDNGEVHTMHELSTFKKINGKWYYVKGEFN, encoded by the coding sequence ATGTTTTGTCCCTGTGGGTCAAATAAGCCATTTGAAGGGTGTTGTGGTCCTTATCTTGAGGGAAAGAAAGATGCTCCTACTCCGGAAGCTCTGATGCGTTCACGTTACACAGCTTATTCTCTAGGAAATCTCGATTACATTGAAAAGACAATGCGAGATAACGCTCTGGGCCGGTTCAACCGTAAAGCTTCAGAAAAAACCCTAGAGAAGACAACTTGGATTCAACTCACAGTTCTAAATTCCAAGGAGGAAGGAGACAGCGGCATTGTCCAATTTATGGCATCGTTTAAAGATAATGGTGAGGTTCACACAATGCATGAACTCAGCACGTTTAAAAAAATAAATGGCAAGTGGTATTACGTAAAAGGGGAGTTTAATTGA
- a CDS encoding amino acid permease has protein sequence MNFLKAFGGALLVGGTAIGAGMLALPVVTANAGLLPSYVIYLICWIFSACTGLLLLEVCLWMPNDANIISMASHLLGPVGKAVAWVLYLFLFYCLTIAYVAGGGGFIVALFGGSLPHVLGLLIFTAIFGFCVYMGTRFVDRINVVLMIGLGVSYFLFLYFGFTKVEFDYFKRFNVIPAIMALPVIFTSFSYQGIIPSLTTYLERNPKMVRFAILVGTAFPFLAYIIWQFLIIGIVPAAGPHGLMEAEAAGQTAIEPLRHIFPGSPIYLIGQFFGAFALTTSFLGVTLGLLDFLSDGLQIAKIGWRKLLLCSLVFIPPIVIAAYNPGIFLTALGYAGGVGCALLLGLLPIIMVWRGRYFKDYGVIHRQLPGGRFILGILAAFVTFELIVELTKELL, from the coding sequence ATGAATTTTTTAAAAGCTTTTGGAGGCGCCCTCCTAGTAGGAGGAACCGCAATTGGGGCCGGGATGCTAGCTTTACCCGTTGTCACAGCAAACGCTGGACTTCTTCCCTCTTATGTAATTTATCTTATTTGTTGGATTTTTAGTGCGTGCACAGGACTTCTACTCCTAGAAGTTTGCCTTTGGATGCCCAATGATGCCAATATCATTTCGATGGCAAGCCATTTATTAGGCCCGGTTGGAAAAGCTGTTGCTTGGGTCCTCTATCTCTTCCTTTTTTACTGTTTGACCATAGCTTATGTGGCAGGGGGAGGAGGTTTTATTGTGGCTCTTTTCGGGGGGAGCTTGCCTCATGTCTTGGGACTTTTGATTTTCACAGCCATTTTTGGTTTTTGCGTTTACATGGGGACCCGATTTGTCGATCGTATTAACGTCGTTCTTATGATTGGCCTAGGAGTTTCTTACTTTCTTTTTCTTTACTTTGGATTCACCAAGGTTGAGTTTGACTACTTCAAGCGATTCAATGTGATTCCAGCAATTATGGCTCTGCCTGTGATTTTTACTTCGTTTAGTTACCAAGGGATCATTCCTAGTTTGACCACCTACCTTGAAAGAAATCCCAAAATGGTCCGTTTTGCCATCCTTGTTGGAACAGCCTTTCCGTTCCTGGCATATATTATTTGGCAGTTTTTAATTATTGGGATTGTTCCTGCCGCTGGGCCTCATGGCCTCATGGAAGCTGAAGCAGCAGGACAAACCGCTATCGAACCGCTTCGTCATATTTTTCCTGGGTCGCCCATTTACCTCATTGGTCAATTTTTTGGCGCCTTTGCCTTAACAACCTCATTTTTGGGAGTGACACTCGGGCTTTTGGATTTTCTTTCAGATGGATTGCAAATTGCTAAGATTGGTTGGCGCAAACTGCTCCTTTGCAGTCTCGTCTTTATCCCCCCCATTGTGATTGCGGCTTATAACCCCGGAATCTTTTTAACAGCGCTTGGATACGCAGGTGGCGTGGGTTGTGCCCTTTTATTAGGACTTTTGCCGATTATCATGGTTTGGCGTGGACGGTACTTTAAAGACTATGGAGTGATCCATCGACAACTTCCAGGAGGGCGTTTCATTCTTGGGATTTTGGCGGCCTTTGTCACATTTGAACTGATTGTTGAATTGACGAAGGAGTTGCTCTAA
- the pcnB gene encoding polynucleotide adenylyltransferase PcnB, whose amino-acid sequence MKKPKTYSKKEHEIDVNLIDPKAIYILEKLRAAGYVAYLVGGGVRDLLLKKRPKDFDISTSARPEEIKALFPSAILIGKRFRLAHVRFGRKVIEVSTFRAGDIENEQLITEDNIWGSPEQDVLRRDFTINGLFYDCATEEVIDYVGGYADIQKKYLRAIGQPYLRFKQDPVRMIRCLKFQARYGFEVDEEARQALIDCKKDIVKSSQARVLEELLRMLESGSASSFFKLMTDHGLLQQLIPTLAEFLEMPEGGEIYNYLQEADGTLKEPHRPQLQRPVLVACLVFPLLQKHLQTHFIDREKIPHLGDIYLEASDLIDSVFTTFFKLPRRLRISTIGLLVSQYRITPFTKRKKQIRIPRVAGFDLALEFLNIRSRIEPALQETTLKWNDIYNKFAETNDLPDKTKRRRRRPRNKP is encoded by the coding sequence GTGAAGAAACCGAAAACCTATTCGAAAAAAGAGCATGAGATTGACGTCAATCTCATCGACCCAAAAGCGATTTATATTCTCGAAAAGCTGCGTGCTGCAGGCTATGTCGCCTACCTTGTTGGAGGTGGAGTGAGAGATCTTCTGCTCAAAAAAAGGCCAAAAGATTTTGATATTTCGACTTCGGCTAGACCTGAAGAAATTAAAGCTCTTTTTCCGAGTGCCATTTTGATTGGAAAACGGTTTCGCTTAGCTCATGTCCGATTCGGACGAAAAGTGATCGAAGTTTCAACGTTCCGGGCAGGAGATATCGAAAATGAGCAACTCATTACCGAAGACAATATATGGGGAAGCCCTGAGCAAGATGTGTTGAGGCGTGATTTCACAATCAACGGCCTCTTTTATGACTGTGCAACAGAAGAAGTTATTGATTACGTCGGAGGCTATGCAGACATTCAAAAAAAGTATCTCAGGGCTATCGGTCAACCCTATCTCCGCTTTAAACAAGATCCGGTCCGGATGATCCGCTGCTTAAAATTTCAAGCCCGTTATGGATTTGAGGTAGATGAAGAAGCGAGACAAGCCCTCATCGATTGCAAAAAAGATATCGTCAAAAGCTCTCAAGCTCGGGTATTAGAAGAACTCTTAAGGATGCTTGAATCGGGAAGCGCAAGCTCTTTTTTCAAGCTTATGACTGACCATGGCCTACTTCAACAACTAATTCCTACTTTGGCCGAGTTCTTAGAAATGCCTGAAGGAGGCGAAATATATAATTATCTGCAAGAAGCAGACGGAACGCTTAAGGAACCTCATAGACCACAATTACAGCGGCCCGTACTGGTCGCTTGCCTTGTTTTTCCTTTGCTTCAAAAGCATCTCCAAACCCATTTTATCGATCGGGAAAAAATTCCCCACCTTGGAGACATCTACTTGGAAGCTAGTGATTTGATCGATTCGGTCTTCACCACGTTTTTTAAATTACCGAGACGTCTACGTATCAGCACAATTGGCCTACTCGTTTCTCAATACCGCATCACTCCTTTCACAAAACGAAAAAAACAAATTCGGATTCCACGCGTGGCAGGGTTTGATTTGGCTTTGGAGTTTCTCAATATCCGTTCCCGGATTGAACCAGCCCTTCAAGAAACCACTCTTAAGTGGAATGATATCTATAATAAATTTGCCGAAACCAATGACCTCCCAGACAAAACAAAAAGAAGGCGACGGCGTCCTCGCAATAAACCATGA
- a CDS encoding alpha/beta hydrolase family protein encodes MKISQVKVSDSLTFSFVGPNLEKGPLPTIFYFALSAKDSFETDPYNQVVRFLQSDKWRIFTVTLPGHEEGRKPENAISYWAEEMNQGNDLLTPFFQEVARGIQYLLQENFIQKDLFGCMGLSRGVFVAAHVAALCPELRFILGFAPLTRLSYAKEFQNGPDVSHFDLETLASKLYDRKIRFYIGNIDSRVSTRNTFELVSHLAEEAKNHRIRSSPIELIIGPSIGYQGHGTGPQVFQAGVDWIRSIMEASQ; translated from the coding sequence ATGAAAATCTCCCAAGTAAAGGTCTCAGATTCGTTGACATTTTCTTTCGTGGGGCCAAACCTTGAAAAAGGTCCACTGCCCACAATCTTTTATTTTGCCCTTTCCGCTAAAGACTCGTTTGAAACAGATCCCTATAATCAAGTCGTCCGCTTCCTTCAATCGGACAAATGGCGCATCTTTACAGTCACCCTTCCCGGCCACGAAGAAGGAAGAAAACCTGAAAATGCCATTTCTTACTGGGCTGAGGAAATGAACCAGGGAAATGACCTTCTCACTCCATTTTTTCAAGAGGTGGCGCGAGGAATCCAATATCTATTGCAAGAAAATTTCATTCAAAAAGATCTATTTGGATGCATGGGGCTTTCTCGCGGGGTTTTCGTTGCTGCTCATGTCGCTGCTCTTTGCCCTGAACTCCGTTTCATTTTGGGATTTGCTCCCTTAACTCGGCTGAGCTATGCCAAAGAATTTCAAAATGGTCCCGACGTCTCCCATTTTGATTTAGAAACCCTCGCTTCAAAGCTCTATGATCGAAAAATTCGTTTTTACATTGGCAACATCGATTCACGTGTTAGCACAAGAAACACATTCGAACTTGTATCCCATTTAGCAGAAGAGGCAAAAAATCATCGGATTCGCTCATCTCCAATCGAACTCATTATTGGTCCCTCGATTGGTTACCAAGGACATGGAACCGGTCCCCAAGTCTTTCAAGCAGGCGTTGATTGGATTCGGTCAATAATGGAGGCCTCACAATGA
- the lpxB gene encoding lipid-A-disaccharide synthase, with the protein MSYDLFIFAGEASGDLHGEKLLKALQEARPDLKIKGVGGPRMRKAGLDCFLPMEEFEVMGFIDILGSLPHLRNMFKKIREEILSAKPQGVLFIDYPGFNLRLARSLKKHKTSSKLLHFVCPSVWAWGKRRIPLMEKNLDKLMTLLPFEPELFSHDLLDVEYVGHPLIARIESHEYDSKWRNHYGISEDQRILSLFPGSRQKELERNFPLQLKVAQKFLKERKEFLLTVSCSNEKFLPFLKNHAGENVKIIQMDHLYELMRASHLAIATSGTVTLELALHRVPTVVTYAITTLDTFLATKIFRINLPHYALPNVIAKDEVFPELFGPQLTEKSLTQALHELAASQLRREASIRKCESLKENLGPKNASREAVKAILQTLELS; encoded by the coding sequence ATGAGTTACGATCTTTTTATTTTTGCAGGAGAAGCCAGCGGAGATCTCCACGGAGAAAAACTACTAAAAGCGTTGCAGGAAGCACGCCCCGACCTCAAAATTAAAGGGGTTGGTGGTCCCAGAATGCGGAAGGCTGGTTTAGATTGCTTTCTTCCCATGGAAGAGTTTGAAGTGATGGGATTCATTGATATCCTCGGTTCTTTGCCACATTTACGCAACATGTTTAAAAAAATCCGAGAAGAAATCTTAAGTGCAAAACCTCAAGGGGTCTTGTTCATTGACTACCCAGGGTTCAATCTTCGCCTCGCCCGTAGTTTAAAAAAACACAAAACCTCCTCAAAATTGCTTCACTTTGTCTGTCCAAGCGTTTGGGCTTGGGGGAAAAGGCGGATTCCCTTAATGGAAAAAAATCTCGACAAATTGATGACGCTTCTCCCTTTTGAACCTGAGCTATTTTCTCATGACCTTCTCGATGTGGAATATGTTGGACATCCTCTCATTGCTCGCATCGAATCGCATGAATACGATAGCAAATGGAGGAACCACTATGGGATTTCAGAAGATCAGAGAATCTTATCCTTATTTCCAGGAAGTCGCCAAAAAGAGCTCGAGCGCAACTTCCCCTTACAACTAAAAGTCGCTCAAAAATTTCTCAAAGAGCGAAAAGAATTTCTCCTGACTGTTTCATGCTCTAACGAAAAATTCCTCCCCTTCTTAAAAAACCATGCTGGAGAAAATGTCAAAATCATTCAAATGGATCATCTCTATGAACTCATGCGAGCATCGCATCTCGCAATCGCAACTTCAGGAACTGTCACCTTAGAGCTTGCCTTGCATCGCGTTCCAACAGTTGTTACCTATGCCATTACTACTCTAGACACTTTTCTTGCCACCAAGATCTTCCGGATTAACCTCCCTCACTATGCTCTACCCAATGTCATAGCTAAGGACGAGGTCTTTCCTGAACTTTTTGGCCCGCAACTTACAGAAAAGTCGCTTACCCAAGCGTTGCATGAACTTGCTGCTAGCCAGCTCCGCCGAGAAGCCTCTATTCGTAAGTGTGAATCGTTAAAGGAAAACCTTGGACCAAAGAATGCTTCAAGAGAAGCTGTAAAAGCAATTTTACAAACACTAGAACTATCCTAA
- a CDS encoding YceD family protein, producing the protein MEPELKVYLDRLQGGKTEIINLTLSSTFMDVDEADLKFNDPVIIKGKAYLANEHLVIHLKVETKARIPCAICNKMVQLSVQVPEFYHTEDMEEVKGRVYHYANPLREAILLEVPLFGECLDGCAERKELEKYKPSEGNTDSVQFPFADLT; encoded by the coding sequence ATGGAACCTGAGTTAAAGGTTTATCTTGACAGACTCCAAGGAGGGAAGACAGAGATCATCAATTTGACTCTTTCTTCAACTTTCATGGATGTTGATGAAGCCGACCTGAAATTCAATGACCCGGTCATCATCAAGGGAAAAGCCTATTTGGCTAATGAGCATCTTGTGATTCACCTCAAGGTCGAAACAAAGGCTAGGATTCCGTGCGCTATCTGTAATAAAATGGTGCAGCTATCGGTCCAAGTTCCTGAGTTTTACCATACTGAAGACATGGAAGAGGTGAAAGGGCGAGTGTATCATTATGCCAACCCATTAAGGGAAGCCATCCTCCTAGAAGTTCCTCTGTTTGGAGAATGTTTGGATGGATGTGCAGAGAGGAAAGAATTAGAAAAATATAAGCCCTCAGAAGGAAATACAGACAGTGTTCAATTCCCTTTTGCGGATTTGACATAA
- the rpmF gene encoding 50S ribosomal protein L32, whose protein sequence is MAVPRNRHSNARKNSKRAHHAKKEKNVSNCSNCGKPRLSHRLCPFCGHYGGRAVITEGQE, encoded by the coding sequence ATGGCAGTTCCAAGAAATCGCCATTCTAATGCACGAAAAAACTCTAAACGGGCGCATCACGCAAAGAAAGAAAAAAATGTCTCAAATTGCTCAAACTGCGGAAAACCAAGACTCTCCCACAGGTTGTGTCCATTCTGTGGCCACTACGGAGGAAGAGCGGTTATCACCGAAGGGCAAGAGTAA
- the plsX gene encoding phosphate acyltransferase PlsX encodes MATTEEERLSPKGKSKIPLVGIDLLGGDNNHPEFIIETLHGIFSKVRDPLRLLVFATPDIRNCIESFQELHSGLLPTESLCFFEVEEVIHMDDDPLLAIRRKKEASMCVGMRLLKEKKIDALVSTGNTGALIASARMYLPLLEGIQRSALITLLPTKKSPIAVLDVGANIECMPEHLVQFAQMGLAYQKSRGILNPRIGLLNIGTEEKKGRGDLRETYKLLQKFNSPNEAPVFIGNVEGKEIFSGNVDVLVTDGFTGNVFLKTSEGISSFILETLHENQAILPFSKPLLSRLEKELYSAESPGAILCGTDGIIMKCHGDANPEALMSGVQGALRLINGRFIAKMKEQLANLSRD; translated from the coding sequence GTGGCCACTACGGAGGAAGAGCGGTTATCACCGAAGGGCAAGAGTAAAATTCCGCTTGTTGGGATCGACCTCTTGGGGGGTGATAACAATCATCCCGAATTTATTATAGAGACCTTACATGGTATTTTTAGTAAGGTTAGAGATCCCTTGCGCTTGCTTGTTTTTGCAACACCAGATATTCGCAACTGCATCGAAAGCTTTCAAGAGCTTCACTCGGGACTGCTTCCCACTGAATCTCTCTGTTTTTTTGAAGTTGAAGAAGTTATCCATATGGATGACGATCCTTTGCTTGCAATCAGACGAAAGAAGGAAGCCTCAATGTGTGTTGGGATGCGCCTCTTAAAGGAAAAAAAGATTGATGCCCTTGTTTCCACAGGAAACACAGGCGCACTGATTGCTAGCGCTCGAATGTACCTTCCTCTGCTCGAAGGAATTCAACGCAGTGCACTGATTACTCTCCTCCCCACAAAGAAATCTCCTATTGCTGTTCTCGATGTCGGAGCCAATATTGAATGTATGCCTGAGCATTTGGTGCAGTTTGCCCAAATGGGCCTCGCCTATCAGAAAAGCAGAGGAATTCTTAACCCACGCATTGGTCTACTCAACATTGGAACCGAGGAAAAGAAAGGCCGTGGGGATCTTCGCGAAACTTACAAACTTCTTCAAAAATTCAACTCTCCAAATGAAGCTCCTGTTTTTATTGGAAACGTTGAAGGAAAAGAAATTTTTTCTGGTAATGTCGATGTTTTAGTCACAGATGGATTTACGGGAAATGTCTTTTTGAAAACATCAGAAGGAATCTCTTCTTTTATCCTAGAAACTTTGCATGAAAACCAGGCAATTTTGCCTTTTTCAAAGCCTCTTCTCAGTCGCCTTGAAAAAGAGCTTTACTCAGCTGAATCCCCCGGTGCAATTCTTTGTGGCACCGATGGGATCATCATGAAATGCCATGGCGATGCAAATCCAGAAGCTTTGATGAGCGGAGTTCAAGGGGCTCTTAGACTGATCAACGGGCGCTTCATCGCGAAAATGAAAGAGCAGCTTGCAAACCTATCTCGAGACTGA
- a CDS encoding Rne/Rng family ribonuclease, which translates to MKEILINITSKEKRCAILKYGKLQDLIFERKASQQLSGNIYRGQVINILHNIQSAFIDINEGENGFIHISDIVENTQKFQEMFDMEFDWDYDISTIKPREVKDADISKFMEIGHPVLVQVVKEPIGTKGARLTSNITIPGRYLVLLPNTPHRGVSRKVADRGERDRLKKIIRAFEMPQRMGLICRTASVNAPTEALIQEANELLETWEKIQKDFHNYSEPACLYRESDLIKKAILKAVDKKFNRILIDDYKTFQYARKIYNRFQTEHVIKLEYYRDKIPMFDRFMVENEISRCLRRKIWLQSGGYLFFDKTEAMYTIDVNSGRSTSSNENIDVEETLVRINMEAAEEIARQLRIRNIGGLIICDFIDMRSRRNQRRVLETLKEAMKQDSAKCTILGMSDFGLVEMTRQRTRESLIHTLFTHCPYCSGKGMIKNHESVSIEIERAITRLIRQHNETELKLVVHPELDSFLSGNDKRLFESIAQRESGQLEFESNDELHLNTFEFYSLADGTKLEL; encoded by the coding sequence ATGAAAGAAATTTTGATCAATATCACTTCGAAAGAGAAGAGATGCGCGATCTTAAAATACGGAAAACTTCAAGACCTAATCTTCGAAAGAAAGGCCAGCCAGCAACTTTCTGGAAACATCTATCGGGGTCAGGTCATCAACATCCTCCACAACATCCAATCGGCATTCATTGACATCAATGAAGGGGAAAACGGCTTTATCCACATCAGTGATATTGTGGAAAACACGCAGAAATTCCAAGAGATGTTCGACATGGAGTTTGATTGGGATTACGACATCAGCACGATCAAACCTCGAGAAGTAAAAGATGCTGACATCTCAAAGTTCATGGAAATTGGCCACCCGGTTCTCGTTCAAGTTGTAAAGGAACCTATTGGAACCAAAGGGGCCCGTCTCACTTCAAACATTACCATTCCTGGACGCTACCTCGTCCTCCTTCCTAACACTCCTCACCGAGGCGTCTCACGCAAGGTTGCTGACCGGGGAGAAAGAGACCGCTTAAAGAAAATCATCCGCGCTTTTGAAATGCCTCAAAGAATGGGGCTCATTTGCCGAACAGCTAGTGTCAATGCTCCAACTGAAGCTCTGATTCAAGAAGCAAATGAACTTCTCGAAACATGGGAAAAAATCCAGAAAGACTTTCACAACTATTCGGAGCCAGCCTGCCTTTACCGAGAATCTGATCTTATTAAAAAGGCCATTCTCAAGGCCGTTGATAAAAAATTCAACCGAATCCTCATCGACGATTACAAAACGTTTCAGTATGCCCGAAAAATTTACAACCGCTTCCAAACCGAACACGTCATCAAGCTCGAGTATTACCGTGACAAAATTCCGATGTTTGACCGTTTCATGGTAGAAAATGAAATTAGCCGCTGTTTAAGACGTAAAATTTGGCTGCAAAGTGGTGGCTACCTCTTTTTCGATAAAACTGAAGCAATGTATACCATTGATGTCAACTCAGGTCGCAGTACCTCTTCAAATGAAAACATCGATGTTGAAGAAACCCTTGTACGGATCAATATGGAGGCTGCAGAAGAAATCGCACGCCAACTCCGGATTCGTAACATTGGAGGCCTCATTATCTGCGACTTTATCGATATGCGCTCTAGACGGAATCAACGGCGTGTCCTTGAAACACTCAAGGAAGCCATGAAACAAGACTCAGCAAAGTGTACCATTCTTGGAATGAGTGACTTTGGCTTAGTTGAGATGACGCGCCAAAGAACGCGAGAATCACTCATTCATACCCTCTTCACTCATTGTCCTTACTGTAGTGGAAAGGGAATGATCAAAAATCACGAGAGTGTCTCTATCGAAATTGAACGAGCGATCACACGTCTTATTAGACAACACAATGAAACAGAGCTAAAGCTCGTTGTTCACCCTGAGCTTGATAGCTTCCTTAGTGGAAATGATAAAAGGCTCTTTGAATCAATTGCACAAAGAGAGAGTGGACAGCTCGAATTTGAATCCAATGATGAACTCCACCTGAACACTTTTGAATTTTATTCACTTGCCGATGGAACAAAACTCGAACTCTAA